In Candidatus Saccharibacteria bacterium oral taxon 488, a single window of DNA contains:
- a CDS encoding 50S ribosomal protein L3: MKTLLGTKLGMTQLLAEDGKAIPVTLIQAGPVTVTQVKTVETDGYNAVQVAYGEGKNLSKAVAGHVKPAQVTPKHIREFRVDEIPEGLKVGDEINVSAFEVGDSVDATGTSKGKGFAGTIKRHNFKRHRKTHGGKGNTRKPGSIGSMYPQKVFKGKTMAGHMGHERVTVKNLEVAYVDPETNLIGVKGAVPGPRKGLIILGGNK, encoded by the coding sequence GTGAAAACACTTCTCGGTACCAAACTTGGTATGACCCAGCTCTTGGCTGAAGACGGCAAAGCCATTCCGGTGACGCTGATCCAAGCCGGCCCTGTCACCGTGACTCAGGTGAAGACTGTCGAGACCGACGGTTACAATGCGGTACAGGTCGCTTATGGAGAGGGTAAGAACCTGAGCAAGGCCGTGGCTGGACACGTGAAGCCAGCCCAAGTGACCCCGAAGCACATTCGGGAATTCCGCGTCGACGAGATCCCTGAGGGACTCAAAGTTGGCGATGAAATCAACGTTTCCGCGTTCGAAGTCGGCGATTCTGTCGATGCGACCGGAACCAGCAAAGGTAAAGGTTTCGCTGGAACCATTAAACGCCACAACTTTAAGCGTCACCGCAAGACGCACGGTGGTAAAGGTAATACTCGTAAGCCAGGTTCAATTGGCTCGATGTATCCACAAAAAGTGTTCAAGGGTAAGACGATGGCTGGCCACATGGGTCACGAGCGTGTTACGGTCAAGAACCTGGAAGTGGCATATGTTGATCCAGAGACCAATCTGATCGGGGTGAAGGGCGCTGTGCCTGGGCCACGAAAAGGGCTGATCATTTTAGGAGGTAACAAGTAA